The proteins below are encoded in one region of Streptomyces sp. NBC_00490:
- a CDS encoding helix-turn-helix transcriptional regulator: protein MIASPLPALVGRQRECTALDNLLTGLRAGGSRVMVVRGEAGIGKSVLLEYVAAQASRVQVTWARGVEADMELPYASLHQVCAPFLDGVEELPQPQCGALRVAFGTAVGDPPDRFLVGLAVLTLLTRASETRPVLVLVDDAQWLDQVSLQTLEFVARRLLAEPVAMVFAVRDPEGQSALAGLPALQLRGLDAASAGELLEGAVGGRLEERVRDRFVAETHGNPLALLEFSRGRSAAELAYGVDASSAPVVQGPVAGRVERDFAGRLAALPPATRTLLLIAAAEPVGDVRLLIHAAASLGITPDTAPAKAAGLIEFGEPVRFRHPLVRSAVYHGAEPEDRRAVHRALAEATDPLLDPDRRAWHAAQAADGPDEEVAAGLEQAADRARQRGGIAAEAVLLERAVEVTPDPWPRGRRALAAAEAHFSAAAPERATELAAVADLYPLSVLDQARLARLRARILFARSRSDEAAPLLLNAAAQFTAAGSPLARETYLEAISATIFAGRVHGPTGARAAAIAARASGAPSSGSKAADALLDGVAALLADGPETAVPALREALDLLEHEELRTREATVRWLLLAPVALESFIHWAWDLHAWDTLSTRAVRLARDIGALGSLPPALIYAGGVHIHYGDFAEADRMIDEADAIATATGHAPHKYATLVLAAWRGEADVAAGIIEEARERAAQRGEVSLLGAMGYIQGVLFNGLARYEEAIEAARTGIEHDGFNFTGLSLVEHVEAATRCGELDQARASLARLTELTRAADSGWARGASARSEALLADGEAADRLYRTAIEEFGRGGVVVEVARTHLLYGEWLRRAQRRAQAREHLRTAYDMFVAMPAHAFAERARRELIATGEQVTAREATPANALTPQESQVAALAADGMTNARIGAELFISPHTVEWHLRKVYVKLGISSRRALPDVLDSARAR from the coding sequence ATGATCGCCAGCCCGCTTCCCGCTCTGGTCGGCCGGCAGCGTGAGTGCACGGCGCTCGACAACCTGCTGACCGGCCTCCGGGCCGGCGGCTCCCGCGTCATGGTCGTCCGGGGCGAGGCGGGCATCGGCAAGTCGGTGCTGCTGGAGTACGTGGCTGCGCAGGCGTCCCGGGTGCAGGTGACCTGGGCGCGCGGTGTCGAGGCCGACATGGAGCTCCCTTACGCGAGCCTGCACCAGGTGTGCGCGCCGTTCCTGGACGGTGTCGAAGAACTGCCGCAACCCCAATGTGGCGCCCTGCGCGTGGCATTCGGGACGGCGGTCGGCGATCCGCCCGACCGTTTCCTGGTCGGTCTCGCCGTTCTGACCCTGCTTACCCGCGCCTCGGAGACCCGGCCGGTGCTGGTGCTGGTGGACGACGCTCAGTGGCTGGATCAAGTGTCGTTGCAGACACTTGAGTTCGTCGCCCGGCGACTGCTCGCGGAGCCGGTCGCCATGGTGTTCGCGGTCCGCGACCCCGAGGGGCAGTCCGCGCTTGCGGGCCTGCCGGCGCTGCAACTCAGGGGACTTGACGCCGCTTCGGCCGGTGAGCTCCTGGAGGGAGCTGTGGGGGGACGGTTGGAGGAGCGGGTCCGGGACCGGTTCGTGGCCGAGACACACGGCAACCCGCTGGCGCTGCTGGAATTCTCCCGCGGCCGCAGCGCCGCCGAACTGGCCTACGGTGTCGACGCGTCGAGTGCCCCGGTCGTCCAAGGGCCGGTGGCCGGCCGAGTCGAGCGTGATTTCGCCGGGCGGCTCGCTGCGCTGCCGCCCGCGACCCGCACCCTGCTGCTGATCGCTGCGGCGGAACCGGTGGGCGACGTGCGCCTATTGATCCACGCGGCCGCTTCCCTCGGTATCACTCCGGACACCGCACCGGCCAAGGCAGCCGGCCTGATCGAGTTCGGCGAGCCCGTACGGTTTCGGCACCCGCTGGTCCGTTCGGCGGTCTACCACGGAGCCGAGCCGGAGGATCGACGTGCGGTGCACCGGGCCCTGGCCGAGGCCACGGACCCCCTCCTGGACCCTGACCGGCGCGCCTGGCATGCCGCGCAGGCGGCCGACGGGCCGGACGAGGAGGTCGCCGCAGGACTGGAGCAGGCCGCCGACCGCGCCCGGCAGCGCGGGGGCATCGCGGCCGAGGCGGTTCTGCTGGAACGCGCGGTGGAGGTGACGCCCGATCCCTGGCCGCGAGGGCGCCGGGCACTTGCGGCCGCCGAGGCGCACTTCTCGGCCGCCGCGCCCGAACGGGCCACGGAATTGGCCGCGGTGGCCGACCTGTATCCCCTCAGCGTCCTGGACCAGGCCCGCCTGGCACGCCTGCGGGCCAGAATCCTGTTCGCCCGCAGTCGCAGCGACGAGGCGGCACCACTGCTCCTGAACGCGGCGGCACAGTTCACCGCGGCCGGATCTCCCCTGGCGCGGGAGACGTACCTGGAAGCGATCAGTGCGACCATCTTCGCCGGCCGGGTCCATGGTCCGACAGGCGCCCGCGCCGCGGCGATCGCGGCCCGCGCGTCCGGGGCGCCCTCCTCGGGCTCCAAGGCCGCCGACGCCCTCTTGGACGGTGTGGCGGCCCTGCTCGCGGACGGCCCGGAGACGGCCGTCCCGGCCCTGCGCGAGGCACTCGACCTGCTCGAGCACGAAGAGCTCCGCACGCGGGAGGCGACGGTACGGTGGCTGCTGCTGGCCCCCGTCGCGCTTGAGTCGTTCATCCACTGGGCCTGGGACCTGCATGCCTGGGACACACTCTCGACTCGCGCAGTGCGTCTGGCCCGCGACATCGGAGCACTCGGCAGCCTGCCACCGGCTCTGATCTACGCGGGCGGGGTCCACATCCACTACGGCGACTTCGCCGAGGCCGACCGGATGATCGACGAGGCCGACGCGATCGCCACCGCGACCGGCCACGCCCCGCACAAATACGCCACGCTCGTCCTGGCCGCGTGGCGGGGTGAGGCGGATGTCGCCGCCGGCATCATCGAAGAAGCCAGAGAGCGCGCCGCGCAGCGGGGCGAAGTATCCCTGCTCGGTGCCATGGGCTACATCCAGGGCGTGCTCTTCAACGGACTGGCCCGCTACGAAGAGGCGATCGAGGCCGCCCGCACCGGTATCGAGCACGACGGGTTCAACTTCACCGGTCTGTCGCTGGTCGAACATGTGGAGGCCGCGACACGTTGCGGTGAACTCGACCAGGCCCGCGCCTCGTTGGCCCGCCTTACCGAACTCACCCGCGCCGCCGACTCCGGGTGGGCGCGGGGTGCGAGCGCACGCAGTGAGGCGCTGCTGGCCGACGGTGAGGCGGCCGACCGCCTATACCGCACGGCGATCGAGGAATTCGGCCGCGGCGGCGTTGTCGTGGAGGTGGCACGCACCCACCTGCTGTACGGCGAGTGGCTGCGGCGCGCACAGCGCCGCGCGCAGGCCCGCGAGCATCTGCGCACGGCCTACGACATGTTCGTCGCGATGCCGGCTCACGCGTTCGCCGAACGGGCCCGCCGTGAGCTGATCGCCACCGGCGAGCAGGTGACCGCGCGAGAGGCTACACCGGCGAACGCTCTCACCCCGCAGGAGTCGCAGGTCGCAGCGCTCGCCGCCGACGGCATGACGAACGCGCGGATCGGTGCGGAGCTGTTCATCAGCCCCCATACCGTGGAATGGCACCTGCGGAAGGTCTACGTGAAGCTGGGCATCAGCTCCCGTCGGGCCCTGCCGGACGTCCTCGACAGCGCACGGGCACGGTGA
- a CDS encoding FAD-binding protein encodes MSSLGHQLTTSVLVVGSGASGLRAAIEAADAGVAVVVVTQRAREDAPAAPTARPPHGSPARTCPACPVTRSWRGCHNCTGRCWNCRCSTSPTTPSRSPRPPHLPGRHLSQGRGPRHRRGRALLGREAVGGPHRPEEDPLVEPRAHGRIAGRAAVEYSATRIGPCHHRPRPAPRKPTCSAWWPPTTTTTPALCSARYGA; translated from the coding sequence ATGTCTTCTCTCGGACACCAGCTCACCACGTCTGTCCTCGTGGTGGGAAGCGGTGCGTCAGGCCTCCGAGCGGCCATCGAAGCCGCCGATGCCGGTGTCGCGGTCGTCGTGGTCACCCAACGGGCCCGCGAAGACGCCCCGGCCGCACCGACAGCACGTCCACCACACGGCTCACCGGCCCGGACCTGTCCCGCCTGCCCGGTGACACGGTCCTGGCGCGGCTGCCACAACTGCACCGGACGCTGCTGGAACTGCAGATGCTCGACATCGCCCACGACCCCGTCGAGGTCGCCCCGACCGCCGCATCTCCCTGGGCGGCATCTGAGTCAGGGCCGAGGACCACGGCACCGACGTGGACGGGCTCTTCTCGGTCGGGAAGCGGTCGGCGGCCCGCACCGGCCGGAAGAGGACCCTCTCGTAGAACCCCGCGCCCACGGGCGGATCGCCGGGCGCGCCGCGGTGGAGTACTCCGCCACACGCATCGGTCCATGCCACCACCGGCCGCGACCTGCGCCGCGGAAGCCGACGTGCTCCGCCTGGTGGCCGCCGACGACGACCACCACGCCCGCGCTCTGCAGCGCGCGGTACGGCGCCTGA
- a CDS encoding SDR family oxidoreductase gives MKVVVIGGTGLIGSKVVSKLNEHGHEAVAASPNTGVNTVTGEGLADILKGASVVVDVSNSPSFDDDAVMEFFRASTTNLLAAEAAAGVTHHVALSVVGTDRLQQAGYFQAKQVQEDMIRDSGVPFSIVHATQFFEFAKTLADSATTGDTVSVAPIKIQPIFSGDVAAAVGRTAVGTPVNAIVEVAGPDTFTLEDFIRQGLAAHNDPRTVVTDPKGLYWGAALKESDLLPGPDAQLGETHFADWSSKQ, from the coding sequence ATGAAGGTCGTAGTGATCGGCGGCACCGGACTCATCGGTTCCAAGGTCGTCTCCAAGCTCAACGAACACGGTCACGAGGCGGTGGCAGCCTCCCCGAACACCGGAGTCAACACGGTCACCGGCGAAGGCCTGGCCGACATCCTGAAGGGCGCCTCCGTCGTCGTCGACGTCTCCAACTCCCCCTCCTTCGACGACGACGCGGTGATGGAGTTCTTCCGCGCCTCCACCACCAACCTGCTCGCCGCGGAGGCCGCCGCCGGCGTCACGCACCACGTGGCTCTGTCCGTCGTGGGCACCGACCGGCTCCAGCAGGCCGGCTACTTCCAGGCCAAGCAGGTCCAGGAGGACATGATCCGGGACTCCGGAGTGCCGTTCTCGATCGTCCACGCCACGCAGTTCTTCGAGTTCGCCAAGACCCTCGCGGACTCGGCGACCACCGGTGACACGGTGTCCGTCGCCCCCATCAAGATCCAGCCCATCTTCTCGGGCGACGTGGCCGCGGCCGTCGGCCGCACGGCGGTCGGCACTCCGGTCAACGCAATCGTCGAGGTCGCCGGCCCCGACACCTTCACCCTGGAGGACTTCATCCGCCAGGGCCTTGCGGCCCACAACGACCCCCGCACCGTCGTGACGGACCCGAAGGGCCTCTACTGGGGCGCCGCTCTCAAGGAGTCCGACCTGCTGCCCGGCCCCGACGCACAGCTCGGCGAGACGCACTTCGCCGACTGGAGCAGCAAGCAGTAA
- a CDS encoding carboxymuconolactone decarboxylase family protein, whose product MDARINYFGNALAGKVMKHLNSAGAAVHSALPVATQELVKIRASQINGCGFCTDMHTKDAVAAGEDQQRLHLVAAWREATVFTDAERAALEITEQGTRIADAAGGVSDEAWANAAKHYDEDQLAALISLIAIINAYNRINVINQQPAGDYKPGMFG is encoded by the coding sequence ATGGACGCGCGCATCAACTACTTCGGCAACGCTCTCGCGGGCAAGGTCATGAAGCACCTCAACTCGGCCGGGGCCGCTGTGCACTCGGCGCTGCCCGTCGCCACCCAGGAACTGGTGAAGATCCGGGCCAGCCAGATCAACGGCTGCGGGTTCTGCACCGACATGCACACCAAGGACGCCGTCGCCGCGGGTGAGGACCAGCAGCGGCTGCACCTGGTCGCCGCGTGGCGCGAGGCCACCGTCTTCACCGACGCGGAGCGCGCGGCGCTGGAGATCACCGAACAGGGCACCCGCATCGCCGACGCGGCGGGCGGGGTGTCGGACGAGGCCTGGGCCAACGCCGCCAAGCACTACGACGAGGACCAGCTCGCCGCGCTGATCTCGTTGATCGCGATCATCAACGCCTACAACCGCATCAACGTCATCAACCAGCAGCCCGCCGGCGACTACAAGCCGGGCATGTTCGGCTGA
- a CDS encoding MFS transporter, translated as MHPSPAPGNPAFLRIASARGRWTLMATVLGSSVVLLGSTVTNVALPHIGDDFDADLAALQWTVNAYMLTLAGLILLGGSLGDRFGRRRIFVLGIIWFAAASLLCGLAPDTTTLIAARALQGVGGALLTPGSLAIIEASFHPDDRPRAIGLWSGFGGIGAALGPFLGGWLVDGPGWRWTFLLTIPPALLCVPLALRHVPESVGRPQQPTVAASAHTPSRRGFDLTGAALGALTLALATYALTEARSGGTVALAAAAGSIAAGTAFLLVERRSSDPMMPLSIFSSRPFTAINLITLCVYAGLGGFFFLTALQLQLVAGYSALAAGAAMLPSTVLMLLFSARSGTLAQRLGPRIPLTAGPMVCGAGMLMTARVGAHASYFADVLPALLVMGTGMVIMVAPLSVTLLASVEAADAGLASGINNAAARAAGLVSVAALPLLVGMSPDAYRSPESFDTAFNRAMPLCAGLLAIGAAMAFALLRETADTSNARHGRAHGWLMEPPLVSRFAHHQALD; from the coding sequence ATGCACCCCTCCCCCGCCCCGGGCAATCCGGCCTTCCTGCGCATCGCCAGCGCCCGTGGCCGATGGACCCTTATGGCCACCGTGCTCGGCTCCAGCGTGGTGCTGCTCGGCTCAACCGTCACCAACGTCGCGCTGCCGCACATCGGCGACGACTTCGACGCCGACCTCGCCGCACTCCAGTGGACCGTGAACGCCTACATGCTGACCCTGGCGGGACTCATCCTGCTGGGCGGCTCCCTGGGCGACCGCTTCGGCCGACGCCGCATCTTCGTCCTGGGCATCATCTGGTTCGCCGCAGCGTCCCTGCTGTGCGGACTGGCTCCCGACACCACCACGCTCATAGCCGCCCGCGCGCTCCAAGGCGTCGGCGGAGCGCTCCTCACCCCCGGCTCACTGGCAATCATCGAAGCCTCCTTCCACCCGGACGACCGGCCGCGCGCCATCGGCCTGTGGTCCGGTTTCGGCGGCATCGGGGCGGCACTCGGGCCGTTCCTCGGCGGATGGCTCGTCGACGGCCCCGGCTGGCGCTGGACCTTCCTGCTCACAATCCCTCCGGCGCTGCTGTGCGTGCCCCTGGCACTGCGCCACGTCCCGGAGTCCGTCGGCAGGCCCCAGCAGCCCACCGTCGCGGCCAGTGCCCACACCCCCTCCCGGCGTGGCTTCGACCTCACCGGCGCGGCACTAGGCGCGCTGACACTCGCTCTGGCCACCTATGCGCTGACCGAAGCCCGTTCCGGCGGGACCGTCGCCCTTGCCGCGGCCGCGGGCAGCATCGCTGCCGGTACCGCGTTCCTGCTGGTGGAGCGGCGCAGCAGCGACCCGATGATGCCCCTGTCGATCTTCTCGTCCCGCCCGTTCACGGCCATCAACCTGATCACCCTGTGCGTCTACGCCGGGCTGGGCGGGTTCTTCTTCCTGACCGCCCTGCAACTGCAGCTCGTCGCCGGCTACTCGGCACTGGCGGCGGGCGCCGCCATGTTGCCGAGCACGGTGCTGATGCTGCTGTTCTCCGCCCGTTCCGGGACACTCGCCCAACGCCTGGGACCGCGCATCCCGCTCACCGCCGGCCCCATGGTGTGCGGGGCGGGCATGCTGATGACGGCACGGGTGGGCGCACACGCCTCCTACTTCGCCGACGTTCTGCCCGCCCTGCTGGTGATGGGCACGGGCATGGTCATCATGGTCGCGCCGCTGAGCGTGACTCTGCTGGCCTCGGTCGAGGCCGCCGACGCGGGCCTGGCCAGCGGGATCAACAACGCGGCCGCACGCGCGGCCGGGCTGGTCTCCGTGGCCGCACTGCCCCTGCTGGTCGGCATGAGCCCGGACGCCTACCGCTCCCCCGAGTCCTTCGACACGGCCTTCAACCGGGCCATGCCCCTGTGCGCGGGCCTGCTGGCCATCGGCGCAGCGATGGCGTTTGCTCTGCTGCGCGAGACCGCCGACACCTCCAACGCACGGCACGGCCGGGCGCACGGCTGGCTGATGGAGCCGCCGCTGGTGTCGCGCTTCGCCCATCACCAGGCTCTCGACTAG
- a CDS encoding PP2C family protein-serine/threonine phosphatase, with product MGSTPAGRTLADVVTWVRRQAPDAAVLVLEGAHASHAFRSVADLVQGRVDHRRSAPDEFCREIWVALQRAVVGRTVAGEEVARDNAVLERGLLPDLTLRAGGFTTAFHYAPGRGHTLLGGDFCDVVRGDDGSAHVVMGDVSGHGAAAAALGVHLRLAWRTAVLCGQSQVEQLHLLERILTEERGEEETYATVVCLVLSPHRRTLRTVTAGHPGFLHRHKGEVRWVEPPSGLPVGLFPGQGDWRESEMAMPDGDGIVLFTDGLYEGRTGGGRLGEEGLLRLAGRLAHLEAQTFVDALVGSVSLLAAPFGGLRDDVAVLHLSCDEGGGA from the coding sequence GTGGGCAGCACACCGGCCGGACGGACTCTGGCCGACGTCGTCACCTGGGTACGCCGCCAGGCCCCCGACGCGGCCGTGCTCGTTCTTGAGGGCGCGCATGCGTCCCATGCCTTCCGTTCCGTCGCCGACTTGGTGCAGGGCCGGGTTGATCATCGCCGCAGCGCTCCCGACGAGTTCTGCCGGGAGATCTGGGTCGCTCTGCAACGTGCCGTTGTGGGTCGCACGGTGGCGGGCGAGGAGGTCGCCCGGGACAACGCCGTGCTGGAACGGGGTCTGTTGCCCGACCTGACGCTGCGGGCAGGCGGCTTCACGACCGCCTTCCACTACGCGCCGGGTCGCGGGCACACGTTGCTGGGCGGTGACTTCTGCGATGTGGTCCGCGGCGACGACGGCAGCGCCCACGTGGTCATGGGCGACGTGTCCGGGCACGGTGCCGCCGCGGCGGCCCTCGGTGTCCACCTGCGCCTGGCGTGGCGCACGGCCGTGCTGTGCGGGCAGAGCCAAGTGGAACAACTCCATTTGCTCGAACGCATCCTGACCGAGGAGCGTGGGGAGGAGGAGACCTACGCGACCGTGGTGTGCCTGGTCCTGTCGCCCCACCGCCGCACCCTGCGGACGGTCACCGCCGGCCATCCGGGCTTTTTGCACCGGCACAAGGGAGAGGTCCGTTGGGTGGAGCCGCCGTCGGGTCTCCCGGTGGGACTGTTCCCCGGGCAAGGGGACTGGCGTGAGAGCGAGATGGCGATGCCGGACGGGGACGGCATCGTGCTGTTCACCGACGGACTCTACGAAGGTCGTACGGGCGGCGGGCGGCTCGGGGAGGAGGGCTTGCTGAGGCTGGCTGGTCGGCTCGCGCATCTGGAGGCGCAGACGTTCGTCGACGCCCTGGTAGGCAGCGTGTCGCTGCTGGCCGCTCCGTTCGGCGGGCTACGGGACGACGTGGCGGTGCTGCATCTGTCCTGCGACGAAGGGGGTGGGGCTTGA
- a CDS encoding VOC family protein: MQLKLAVLVLPVSDVDRAKSFYEAVGFRLDADHAIDASYRVVHMTPPGSACSILFGTGVTAAAPGSVRGLHLVVSDIEQACRELDARGVGTGGIFHDTSGVFHRSTDEKRVEGPDPQRRDYHSYAEFSDPDGNEWVLQEVPARA; the protein is encoded by the coding sequence ATGCAGCTCAAGCTGGCCGTCCTGGTACTGCCCGTCTCGGACGTCGACCGGGCGAAGTCGTTTTACGAGGCCGTCGGGTTCCGATTGGATGCCGACCATGCCATCGACGCCTCCTATCGCGTGGTGCACATGACGCCCCCGGGATCGGCGTGCTCGATCCTGTTCGGGACCGGAGTCACCGCGGCCGCCCCAGGCTCGGTGCGGGGCCTGCACCTCGTCGTCTCCGACATCGAGCAGGCCTGCCGGGAACTCGACGCGAGGGGCGTGGGGACCGGCGGAATCTTCCATGACACGAGCGGTGTGTTCCACCGCAGCACCGATGAGAAGCGGGTCGAGGGACCCGACCCGCAGCGTCGTGACTATCACTCCTATGCCGAGTTCAGCGACCCGGACGGCAACGAATGGGTGCTTCAGGAGGTGCCGGCGCGGGCTTGA
- a CDS encoding RNA-guided endonuclease InsQ/TnpB family protein produces MTRQVKRAFKYRFYPTGVQAAELSRTFGCVRLVYNKALEERTRAWYGEQRRISYVQSSAALTQWKKTEELAFLAEVSSVPLQQALRHLQTAFGNFFAQRAQYPRYKSRKKSRASAEYTCSAFTWRDGQLTLAKMTQPLDIRWSRPLPEGAQPSTVTVSRDAAGRWFVSLLCQDTIAPAPATTNAVGLDAGITSLVTLSTGEKVANPRHEGRDRARLAKAQRELSRKVKGSANREKARRKVARVHARIADRRRDVLHKLSTRLVRENQTVVIEDLSVRNLLKNGALARAISDAAWTDLRSMLEYKCAWYGRELVVIDRWFPSSKLCGACGTVAAKMPLNVRVWTCVCGAVHDRDVNAARNILAAGLAASACGDGVRPQRESSRTGRSSVKQEPQRATAGIPRL; encoded by the coding sequence GTGACGCGGCAGGTCAAGCGGGCGTTCAAGTACCGCTTTTACCCCACCGGCGTGCAGGCGGCTGAGTTGTCGCGCACGTTCGGCTGTGTCCGCCTCGTCTACAACAAGGCCTTGGAGGAGCGCACGCGGGCCTGGTACGGCGAGCAGCGCCGCATCTCCTACGTGCAGTCCTCGGCCGCGCTGACGCAGTGGAAGAAGACCGAGGAGCTGGCTTTTCTGGCGGAGGTGTCCTCGGTTCCGTTGCAGCAGGCGCTGCGCCATTTGCAGACGGCGTTCGGGAACTTCTTCGCCCAGCGTGCACAGTACCCGCGCTACAAGTCCCGCAAGAAGTCCCGCGCGTCGGCCGAGTACACGTGTAGTGCCTTCACCTGGCGCGACGGACAGCTGACCTTGGCGAAGATGACGCAGCCCTTGGACATCCGCTGGTCGCGCCCCCTGCCCGAGGGTGCGCAGCCGAGCACGGTGACGGTGTCCCGTGACGCGGCGGGGCGCTGGTTCGTGTCCCTGCTGTGCCAGGACACCATCGCCCCGGCCCCCGCCACCACGAATGCGGTGGGCCTGGACGCCGGGATCACCTCCCTGGTGACCCTGTCCACCGGCGAGAAGGTCGCCAATCCCCGGCACGAAGGGCGTGACCGTGCCCGCCTGGCGAAGGCGCAGCGGGAGTTGTCGCGCAAGGTGAAGGGTTCGGCGAACCGGGAGAAGGCCCGCCGTAAGGTGGCCCGGGTGCATGCGCGGATCGCCGACCGGCGCCGCGATGTTCTGCACAAGCTGTCGACTCGTCTCGTCCGTGAGAATCAAACGGTCGTGATCGAGGACCTGAGCGTGCGCAACCTGCTGAAGAACGGCGCGCTCGCACGCGCCATCAGTGATGCGGCCTGGACGGACCTGCGTTCCATGCTGGAGTACAAGTGCGCCTGGTACGGGCGCGAGCTGGTCGTGATCGACCGATGGTTCCCCAGCAGCAAGCTGTGCGGGGCCTGCGGCACGGTCGCGGCGAAGATGCCGCTGAATGTCCGCGTGTGGACGTGTGTCTGCGGTGCGGTGCATGACCGTGACGTGAACGCGGCACGCAACATCCTGGCCGCCGGGCTGGCGGCGTCTGCCTGTGGAGACGGTGTAAGACCTCAACGGGAGTCCTCCCGGACGGGGCGGTCGTCGGTGAAGCAGGAACCCCAGCGGGCGACCGCTGGAATCCCCCGCCTTTAG
- the ilvC gene encoding ketol-acid reductoisomerase, which yields MAELFYDTDADLSIIQGRKVAVIGYGSQGHAHALSLRDSGVDVRVGLHEGSKSWAKAEEQGLRVVTVTEAAAEADVIMILVPDPLQGEIYKQHIAPNLKDGDALFFGHGFNIRFGFIEPPANVDVCMVAPKGPGHLVRRQYEEGRGVPCLVAVEQDATGGAFALALSYAKGIGGTRAGVIRTTFTEETETDLLGEQAVLAGGVSALVKAGFETLTEAGYQPEIAYFECLHELKLIVDLMYEGGLEKMRWSISETAEWGDYVTGPRIITDATKAEMKKVLAEIQDGSFAENWMAEYHGGLKKYAEYKRQDSELLLETTGKQLRKLMSWVNDEDHS from the coding sequence ATGGCCGAGCTGTTTTATGACACCGACGCCGACCTGTCCATCATCCAGGGCCGCAAGGTCGCGGTCATCGGTTACGGGAGCCAGGGCCATGCCCACGCGCTGTCGCTGCGTGACTCGGGTGTGGACGTGCGCGTGGGGCTCCACGAGGGTTCCAAGTCCTGGGCGAAGGCCGAGGAGCAGGGCCTGCGTGTGGTGACGGTGACGGAAGCCGCCGCCGAGGCCGACGTGATCATGATTCTCGTCCCGGACCCGCTTCAGGGCGAGATCTACAAGCAACACATCGCCCCGAACCTGAAGGACGGCGACGCGCTGTTCTTCGGGCATGGGTTCAACATCCGCTTCGGCTTCATCGAGCCGCCGGCGAACGTGGACGTATGCATGGTCGCCCCCAAGGGTCCGGGCCACCTGGTGCGTCGCCAGTACGAGGAGGGTCGCGGCGTTCCGTGTCTGGTGGCGGTCGAGCAGGACGCCACAGGAGGCGCCTTCGCGCTGGCCCTGTCGTACGCCAAGGGCATCGGTGGCACCCGCGCGGGTGTCATCAGGACAACCTTCACCGAGGAGACCGAGACCGACCTGCTCGGTGAGCAGGCCGTGCTCGCCGGCGGCGTGTCAGCCCTGGTCAAGGCAGGCTTCGAGACGCTGACCGAGGCGGGCTACCAGCCGGAGATCGCCTACTTCGAGTGCCTACACGAGCTGAAGCTGATCGTCGACCTCATGTACGAGGGCGGCCTGGAGAAGATGCGCTGGTCGATCTCCGAGACCGCCGAGTGGGGCGACTACGTCACCGGTCCCCGCATCATCACGGACGCCACCAAGGCCGAGATGAAGAAGGTCCTCGCCGAGATCCAGGACGGCTCATTCGCCGAGAACTGGATGGCCGAGTACCACGGCGGTCTGAAGAAGTACGCCGAGTACAAGCGGCAGGACTCCGAACTGCTGCTGGAGACCACCGGCAAGCAGCTGCGCAAGCTGATGAGTTGGGTCAACGACGAGGACCACTCTTGA
- a CDS encoding GNAT family N-acetyltransferase, with protein sequence MRQGLRIVRVDQDDEPRVAALHRRCSAAARWHRYHRAMGDPDTYLGPLLSRSHSVHLAVQDPRERLVAIGHLLSDGGDAEAALLVEDTWQNRGLGTRLLEELGRFAVGSGVPEIYGVIRPDDARMAAVLHRTGVPLRTVLETGGATTVRARTQDIGRALACSPMRRGWWQRGAGKHRVSGSSASPWAPEAGVQRVFRRSFEDASPTC encoded by the coding sequence ATGCGACAGGGACTGCGGATCGTGCGCGTCGACCAGGACGACGAGCCCCGTGTGGCCGCTCTGCACCGCCGGTGCTCCGCCGCCGCCCGGTGGCATCGCTACCACCGGGCCATGGGCGACCCCGATACCTACCTGGGGCCGCTGCTGTCCCGATCCCACTCGGTGCACCTGGCGGTGCAGGACCCGCGGGAGCGGCTCGTCGCGATAGGGCATCTGCTGTCGGACGGCGGTGACGCCGAGGCAGCGCTGCTGGTGGAGGACACCTGGCAGAACAGGGGGCTGGGCACCCGGCTCCTGGAAGAACTCGGCCGGTTCGCCGTCGGGTCGGGCGTACCTGAGATCTACGGGGTCATCCGCCCCGACGACGCCCGCATGGCGGCCGTGCTGCACCGCACCGGCGTTCCGCTGCGCACGGTCCTGGAGACGGGCGGTGCGACGACGGTCCGGGCCCGGACGCAGGACATTGGTCGCGCCCTCGCCTGCTCGCCAATGCGACGTGGGTGGTGGCAACGCGGCGCTGGAAAGCACCGTGTGTCGGGGTCGTCGGCCAGTCCGTGGGCCCCAGAAGCTGGAGTTCAGCGGGTTTTCCGGCGCTCCTTCGAGGATGCGTCGCCTACTTGCTGA